The sequence GTCTGCTGATTCTCCATCGGTGATTCCTCTCCGTTGCGTCCGGTCGCGGTGTGTCTCGTCCTCGCGATTCTAGTTTCAGTCCGGAGGAGGCGGGAACACCGCCTGCCGCCAACCGCTCACGATATGTACGACGCTCGGGCGGCTCGCAAGTTCCATCATCACGAATTGCCGTTGGGACGTGATGTCGTATGCCGGGAGGTTGCCGAGCGCGTCCGCGAGGAAGGTTCCCTCGAGGACGAGCGCCGGTTCGCCAACCGCTGGCCGGGCGTCGCCGTCGCCGATCGGCGCCTCGTACAGACTGCGGCCCCGCCGAAAGAAGAGCGCGTCGCCGGTTCGCGCCCAGACGGGTTCGGTTCCCCCGGCGGGCGAGACCCGGACCGCCGTCGCGCTGGCTCCGGCCGTAGCGACGCGAACATAGACCTGATCGCCATGGGTGCCGTCCGAGACGTACGCGATCCACTGGCCACCGGGAGAGTAAGCGGGCGCGCGCTCGTTGGCCGGGGTCGCAAGCCACGGTTCGGGTTCGTCATCGCTGCCGTCGCGCCAGGTCCAGATGTCGCGGTGGCGGTCCGGGTGCGGTTCGTGGAACGCGAGGCGCCGGCCGTCGGGCGACCACGACCCGGGCGTTCGGAGATCGCCGGCGAGTATCGGACCGGACGTCTCGAACTGCGGGAGGCCGAGACGGAACACCTGCTGCAGGCCGGCGCGAGACGAAGCGAACGTAATCGACCCGCCGTCGCGCGACCAGAGAGGCGAGTGGTTGTCGCCGGCGTCTTCGGTCAGGCGACGGCGTGATCCGCCGGCAAGGTCGAGCAGCCAGAGATCACGCTGCAGGATGGTTGTCGTGGCGCCGAACGCGATGCGCTGGCCGTCGGGAGAAACGCGCGGCGTCTGGTGCTGCGCGACGACGTTGTCGATCGGCTCGGCACTACCGTCGCGATCGACGAGGACGAGGCGGTTGGCGCCGGCGGTAACGGCGGGCGGAACGAAGACGAGCGTGCCATCACGGGCAGCCGCGAAGCGCGCGCGACCGAGGCCGTGATAGCCGATGCCGCTGCTCGCGACTCCCCGCAGAACCGGGCGCGGCGAGAGCGCCAGGGCGGCGCCATCCATCCCGGCGTCCGCGGGGGCTCCGAGCGCGATCGCGATGTCGGACGGGCGATCGCGGGGCGGGGCGGAGGGGTCGTCGAGATTGTCCAGCAGATCCCGGTCGACTTTGGCCGCGAAGATCTCGCCGCGGCGCGCGACCACGATGGTGTTCGGCTCGACCGCGAAGCCGCCCCCGTCCGCCAGAAGCAGCGGGAGCATGCGCCCGGTCCCGACGTGCAGCAGCGCCACGCGCGGATCGCGCCCGTCGCGCCCGATCGTGAACAGGAGGTGGTCGTCGTCGAAACGTTGCGGCCAGCCGTGCGCCGTTTCACCCGATGCGGTGTCGACGGTCGTAATTGGCGCTGGCGTTCCGCCGTCCGGCGGCACGGCGAGGAGGCCGGTCGCGCCGGGACCGCCGATGACGATGGTGCCGTCGTGACGCCAGTGGCCTCCCACCGGCAAACCGGTGAATTCGGCCAGGAGCGCCGGCACCGGGACGGGCGGCGGCTGATCCGGGCTGGCCGGAACCGCCGACCGCTTCAGTTGGGGCCCGGCGAGGAAGGCAATGGCGGAGCCGTCCGGCGAGAAGAAGGGCTGTTCGGCGCCGGCGGTATCCGGCAGCTCCACGGCCTCGAAGCTGTCGATCGGCCGGACGTACAGGCGCGCGCGGCCGTCACGGATGGCGGTATAGGCAAGTTGCCGCCCATCGCGGGACACGGCGATGTCGAGCAACTCCACGTCGTCCGGCACCAGGATGGACAGCGCGCGCCTGGTGGCGGGAGGCGCGGGCGGATCGTCCGCGGTGGCCCACCAGGCGAGAACCGCGGCGAGTCCGGCCAACCCCACGAGACCCGCGATCAACAGCGCCCGGCCTAACCGCCGCGCGTCCGCCGTGCCGTCCGGGTCCGAGGGCTCCGTTCTCATCCGGTCTCATAGTAGATGACGGCGTGGTACGATGCCCGCCCGTTGGCACCTGCCTCGCGCATCACGATCCTGACGGGCCCGGCCGCCGGCGCACGCCTTGACGCGGCGGCGGACTATCTGCGACGCAACCTGCAGGACTCTACGGCGCCCGAGGTGCTGCTGGTCGGGCAGACGCGCGAGGCGGCGGACGAACTGGCGCGCGGCCTGGCGTTGGAGGCGGGGGCCACGTTCGGTCTGCATCGATTCGGCGTGCGGCAGCTAGCGTGGCGCGTGGCGGCGGTGGAGCTGGCGCGTCGCGGCCTCGCACCGGCCAGTCCGCTCGCGGCGGAAGCGGTGGCCACCCACGCGGCCTTCGAGGAGCTGACCGGCCGGCGGCTCAACTACCTCCATCCAATTGCGAAGTTCCGCACGTTTGGCCGTACTCTCGCGGCGACCCTGCGCGATCTGCGCTGCGCCGGCGTCGATCCCGCCGCCGCGAAGGAAACGGGCGGCTGCGGTCCGGACGTCGCCCGGCTCGCCGACCGGTACGACGCGTTGATGGACGCTGCCGGCCTGCTGGACGATGCGGCGCTGTTCCGCGTGGGGGCCGACGTTGCGAGGCGCGACGGGACGACGACGGGCCTCCCACTGGGCGGTCCGCTGCTGCTGCTCGATGTGGCGGTGCTGGACGATGCGGCGTACGATTTCGTTTCGGCGATCGCCGGCCGCGCCAGCTCCGTGTTCGCGACCGTGCCTGCCGGTGACGGCCCGACGCTGGGTGCACTCCGGCGGTTGCCGGCCGCGGAGACGATCGACACATCGGCCGCCGCGGCGGCGAGCAAGGCTGGCGGGGCCGCAGCGCGGGATCCGCTCGACCGCGTACGGCGCTATCTCTTCGCGGCGGAGGATCCGCCGGCCGCGTCCGACACCGCGTCCGACACCGACACCGAGACCCTGACGTTCTTCTCCGCCCCGGGCGAGAGCCGCGAGGCGGTGGAGATTGCCCGGGCGATCGTCAAGGAAGCGGCGCGTGGCATTCCATTCGACGAGATGGCGATCGTGATCCGCTCGCCGGGCGTTTACGCCGGCCTGGTGGAGACCGCACTCGCCCGCGCCGGCGTCGATGCGTACTTCTCCCGTGGCACCCGTGTGCCGCATCCGGCCGGCCGTGCGTTCCTTGCGCTACTTGCTTGCGCGCTTGAGAACCTGTCGGCCCGGCGTTTCTCCGAGTACCTTTCGCTGGGCCAGGTGCCGCGGCTGGATCCTGACGGCGGGCCCCCTCGCAGCGGCGAGCGCTGGACGCTTCCCGACAGCGCGCCGGAGATGACGCCGGCGCTGTCGCAGCCTTCACTCTTCGACGCCGGGGAGAAGACCGCCGTCGCCGACAGCGACTGTGGCGCCGCGGAAGGGGAAACGGCGGACAGCGACGAGACGCCGGTCGTGGGCGGCACGCTTCGCGCACCGCACCGCTGGGACGAGCTGCTTGTCGATTCGGCCGTCGTCGGCGGCCGCGACCGATGGGAACGCCGCCTCGACGGTTTCGCCGCCGAACTCGCCGCCCGCCTGGAAGAACTCCGAAGCGACGAACCCGAGTCACCTCGCCTGCGGCGTGTCGAGCATCAGACTCGGAACCTGTTGCACCTCCGGCGATTTGCCCTGCCCGTGATCGATCGCCTGGCCGCTCTCCCCCAGAAGGCGCTCTGGGGTGAATGGCTCGATCACCTCGAGGCGCTGGCGCCTGAGGTGTTGAAGGATCCGGACGACGTCCTCGCCGTCCTGGGCGACCTGCGGCCGATGGCCAATGTCGGGCCGGCGCCGCTTGCCGATGTGCGCGATGTGCTTGCCGAGCGGCTGACGGACCTGCAGCGCAACCCGCCGCGCCGACGGTACGGCCGCGTCTTCGTCGGTGACCCGGATCAACTGCGGGGCCGGCGCTTTCGCGTCATCTTCATCCCGGGCCTCGCCGAGCGGGTGTTTCCGCACCGGCACCGGCAGGATCCGCTGCTGCTCGACCGTCACCGCGCCGAGCTCAACGCGGCGACGAACGACGACCCGCCGCGCATCGGCCTCCCGAGCCGCCACGATCTGAACCAGCGGGAGAAGCTGCTGCTGCAGGTCGCCGTCGGCGCCGCGACCGACCGGATCTGGGTCTCTTATCCCCGCCTGGAAGCGAGCAAGGCGCGACAGCGGGTTCCGTCGTTCTACGCGCTCGACATAGAGCGGGCGCGCACGGGCCGCATCCCGGATTTCCGCGAGGTGGAGCGCCGCGCGTCCGAGCAGGTGACGGCGCGCCTCGCCTGGCCGGCGCCACCGGATCCCGATCTCGCGATCGACGATACGGAACATGACCTGGCCGTGCTGCACGATCTATTCAGACGGCCGACGGACGAGATCACGGGGCGCGCACGGTACCTGTTCCATCTGAACGAGGGCCTGCGCCGCGCCCTCATCGCGCGGTGGGCCCGCTGGGACCGGCGCTGGTCTAGGCACGACGGCCTGTACGCCGTGAGCGACGCGACGCGCGCGATGTTGGCGGACCACCGGCTCGACCGGCGCGCGTACTCTTGTTCCGGCCTGCAGCGCTTCGCCGTCTGCCCGTACCAGTTCTTCCTCGGATCGGTCGCGCGCATCCACCCCCTCGACGAGATCCCGGCGCCGATCGAGCAGCTCGACCCGCTGACGCGGGGCAGCATCTTCCACGAGGTGCAGGCGGAGTTCACACGGGCGCTCCAGGAGCAGAATGCCCTGCCGGTGACGCGTGCGCGGCTCGCGCAGGCCGAGCAGGAGATCGACAGGATCCTCGACGATGTCGCGGCGCGCAGGAAGGACGAGCTCGTTCCCGCGATAGAGCGGGTCTGGCGCGACGAGATCGAAACGATGCGGACCGACCTGAAGGGGTGGCTCCACCGAGTCGCCGACGAGGGCGGCGAGTGGACCCCGCTGCATGCCGAGTTTGCCTTCGGCTTGCCGCCCGGCCCCGGCTTCGATCCGGAGAGCGTGTCAGAGCCGGCCACCCTGGACGGACGCTGGATGCTGCGCGGTGTCGTAGACCAGATCGAGGCCCCGGCGAGGCCGAGCGAGACGGGCGAGTTGCGGGTTACCGACCACAAGACCGGCAAGGACCGGACGAAGCGGGACATGGTGGTGAACGGCGGTGAGACGCTGCAGCCGGTGCTCTACGGCCTTGCCGTGGAGCAGGCTCTCGGACGGCCCGTCAGCGAGTCGCAGCTCTTCTTCGCCACATCCGTCGGCCGCTACCGGCATCGCGTTGTGCGGCTGGGTGAGAAGGAGCGACGACAGGGGATCGAGGTGCTGGAGGTGATCGACCGCGCCATCGAGACGGGCGTGCTGGTGCCCGCGCCACGCGACCGGGCCTGCGACTGGTGCGACTTTCGGCCGGTCTGCGGTCCTTGGGAGGAGCGTCGGATAGGGAAGAAGGAACGGCAGGTCCTGAGCGATCTCCGGGAGCTGAGGTCCCGGCCATGAGCGACGGCCGCACGCCTCCGCGTCTGCCGCTCGCCGACGGCGAGGCCCGCCACCGGATCCGGCATTCCCTCGACGAGTCGCTGGTCGTCGAGGCGTCGGCCGGAACTGGCAAGACGAGCGAGCTCGTGGCCCGCATAGTTGCCGTGCTGGAGGGCGGGCGCGCGAGAGTAGACCAGATCCTGGCCGTCACGTTTACCGAGAAGGCGGCGGGGGAACTGAAGCTGCGCCTGCGTGAGGAACTCGAGCGAGCGCGGCACTCGGACGCCCGTGACGATACCGCGACCGCCGCCTCGTCACCGGATCCGGCGGAGCGGGCTCAGAAACTGGACGAAGCGATCGCGCATCTCGAAGAGGCGCAGGTCTCGACCATCCACGGTTTCTGCGCCGACCTCCTGCGGGAACGGCCGGTCGAAGCGAGGGTCGATCCGCAGTTCGTGGTGCTGGACGAGTCGCAGTCGCA comes from Acidobacteriota bacterium and encodes:
- a CDS encoding PD-(D/E)XK nuclease family protein is translated as MTAWYDARPLAPASRITILTGPAAGARLDAAADYLRRNLQDSTAPEVLLVGQTREAADELARGLALEAGATFGLHRFGVRQLAWRVAAVELARRGLAPASPLAAEAVATHAAFEELTGRRLNYLHPIAKFRTFGRTLAATLRDLRCAGVDPAAAKETGGCGPDVARLADRYDALMDAAGLLDDAALFRVGADVARRDGTTTGLPLGGPLLLLDVAVLDDAAYDFVSAIAGRASSVFATVPAGDGPTLGALRRLPAAETIDTSAAAAASKAGGAAARDPLDRVRRYLFAAEDPPAASDTASDTDTETLTFFSAPGESREAVEIARAIVKEAARGIPFDEMAIVIRSPGVYAGLVETALARAGVDAYFSRGTRVPHPAGRAFLALLACALENLSARRFSEYLSLGQVPRLDPDGGPPRSGERWTLPDSAPEMTPALSQPSLFDAGEKTAVADSDCGAAEGETADSDETPVVGGTLRAPHRWDELLVDSAVVGGRDRWERRLDGFAAELAARLEELRSDEPESPRLRRVEHQTRNLLHLRRFALPVIDRLAALPQKALWGEWLDHLEALAPEVLKDPDDVLAVLGDLRPMANVGPAPLADVRDVLAERLTDLQRNPPRRRYGRVFVGDPDQLRGRRFRVIFIPGLAERVFPHRHRQDPLLLDRHRAELNAATNDDPPRIGLPSRHDLNQREKLLLQVAVGAATDRIWVSYPRLEASKARQRVPSFYALDIERARTGRIPDFREVERRASEQVTARLAWPAPPDPDLAIDDTEHDLAVLHDLFRRPTDEITGRARYLFHLNEGLRRALIARWARWDRRWSRHDGLYAVSDATRAMLADHRLDRRAYSCSGLQRFAVCPYQFFLGSVARIHPLDEIPAPIEQLDPLTRGSIFHEVQAEFTRALQEQNALPVTRARLAQAEQEIDRILDDVAARRKDELVPAIERVWRDEIETMRTDLKGWLHRVADEGGEWTPLHAEFAFGLPPGPGFDPESVSEPATLDGRWMLRGVVDQIEAPARPSETGELRVTDHKTGKDRTKRDMVVNGGETLQPVLYGLAVEQALGRPVSESQLFFATSVGRYRHRVVRLGEKERRQGIEVLEVIDRAIETGVLVPAPRDRACDWCDFRPVCGPWEERRIGKKERQVLSDLRELRSRP